From the Bacteroidota bacterium genome, the window AAACTGCAGCTTTATCTGTTTCTGAAAAATAATTAACAAATCCATGGAAATAATAGGTTGACAAACCCAATAAAAGACTTAAAGTAAGTAATTTAATCGATTTGTCTTTCGTTCTGTATATCAACCGTATAGACGAACGCAACACCATCAGCAAGATGGCTCCAAAAGTTAAAAAACCAATAATGCCTGACTCCACCAAAGGTTTAAGATATTCGGAATGCACACCCCCTTTATCTCCATCATAAGTACTGATAATGGTCATGTTTTCTTCGTTTTGAAAAGGTGCATACTGAAATGGATAAGTTCCCGGACCATAACCTAAAAAAGGTTTTTCCAAAAACATATCAATAGCACATTCCCATCTATTTACCCGCTCCTTATTCGACACACTTGATTCAATATTAGCTGCCGATGTAAGGTGCTCTTTTACATCTGTACCTCGCTGACTTTGAACATCCTGCAACTGTATGAGGATTGGTTCACGTACAAACCACATCGATAATACTAATAACACCAGTCCAAGGCTAATGTACTTGGCTGGAATTTTTAATTGAAGAAGTATTAAAAAAATACTAATAATTCCAATGCTCAACCAAACTGCTCGAGAATAGGAAGTAAAAATGGATACTAAAAGTAAGGGAACAATGGCAAAGGAAAAAATTCTAGGAAATTTAAGATCCAGCTGCTTGATAAAAATCCGTGCAATAAAAAAGGGTAACATCATCACAACACACGCACCATAAATAGTGTGATCTTTGAAAAATGGTTTTGCTGCCCAATGGTTAACTTCTTGTGTAAAACCAAACTGAGAATGCTTCAGTAAAATGATAAAGATGACAACAAGCAAACTGCTTCCATAAAGCCAAAAGAAGAGCTGTACACCTTGTTTTGTTCCAAAAAGTTGAGCAATTAAATAATAAAATACCAAAAGAAAATTTATCCGTATAAAAAGATATTTTACAGAAATCAAAGGCATTGTACTCGTTAATGATGTCAAAAACATCCATATCAGATTTATCAGAATTGCAATACTAACCGGATGTTTGATAAATTGGAAGTCTACATCTTTCCCTTTAACTAAATTAACAAGAACAAGAAAGGCCATTAAAGTCACCAAAACTTCAGCAGGTAGACTAATACCAAATCCAAAAGGGGTATTTTCAAGATTGATAGACAGTGGCAATAACACAATAAGAACAGCAACAAAAATTTTGGGATGCAATACGGCAAAATAGATCAGCAACAACAGAAAAGGTATCGACAAGGCAACTGCTTTTAAGATCAAAGAATCCCTGAAAATAGCTATTGTCATAAATATCCCGAAGCTGATAATGCCTGAAATTAAAAGAAATGCTTGTAATCTGCTGATGGATTTAAAATTCATTGTGTAGGCTAAGCTTTCTTGAAGATCAGTAAGGCAAAAAAGGACAGAAATACTGATAAGAAAAACCCAATGAGAATAAACATCAGGGTATTGGGATAGGCTTTGTTGTAGTTTGCTACTGCTTGGCTGATCAAATATGACCCAGGTTCTGCTCTTTCATAGTTGGATTTT encodes:
- a CDS encoding O-antigen ligase family protein, which gives rise to MNFKSISRLQAFLLISGIISFGIFMTIAIFRDSLILKAVALSIPFLLLLIYFAVLHPKIFVAVLIVLLPLSINLENTPFGFGISLPAEVLVTLMAFLVLVNLVKGKDVDFQFIKHPVSIAILINLIWMFLTSLTSTMPLISVKYLFIRINFLLVFYYLIAQLFGTKQGVQLFFWLYGSSLLVVIFIILLKHSQFGFTQEVNHWAAKPFFKDHTIYGACVVMMLPFFIARIFIKQLDLKFPRIFSFAIVPLLLVSIFTSYSRAVWLSIGIISIFLILLQLKIPAKYISLGLVLLVLSMWFVREPILIQLQDVQSQRGTDVKEHLTSAANIESSVSNKERVNRWECAIDMFLEKPFLGYGPGTYPFQYAPFQNEENMTIISTYDGDKGGVHSEYLKPLVESGIIGFLTFGAILLMVLRSSIRLIYRTKDKSIKLLTLSLLLGLSTYYFHGFVNYFSETDKAAVLFWGMAGLIVALDIKEKKVNTASKTYVNLKNISF